From the Chryseobacterium sp. G0201 genome, the window TTAGATTTTTTTATTTGCCATTTCTTTTATTTCTTCATTATTATTATGATCATTTTGTGAGATTTATAAATGATCGTTCGTGAGATTATTTTTAAAAATTGGAAGAAGTTATTTGAATAAAATGTTTACTTTTTTTCTCAATTTATTTTCTAAGTTAACTTCTTTTCTAATTTCTAAAACCGTTTATAAAAGAGGTTTTAGAATCCTGTAATCAGCAAAATTAATGTTTTCATCACTTTCATAATTATTAGTTTAAGTGAAAAATAAACTAATACATTTTAGTTAAATCTTTAGAAAAAAAAAGCGAAGGATAAATTGTTTAAATTTGCCGGAAATACAAATGAAAAAAAGTTATGACAATTTTAAAAAAAAATGTCAAAAGAAGACACTTCGTGATCTTTTTTTTGACTATCGCAGTTCCCATTTTAGCATATTTCTTATTAAAAAAACCTTTTCCTGACAGCTATTCCAAGTTAGACCCAACCGATCAGAAAATGTTTGATGAATTAACCTTACAGTATAAAACATTTGATCAATCAGCAGATAAGCTTTGGACGTCGGCATATCAATATAATAAGGAGCCACTAATATTAATTCGGTCTGATAAATCCAAATACAGCTGTCACTACATATACTTAATTAACACCAGTAAATGGGTGGATACGAAAAAGTATAAAAAGATCAATTTTCCAGGCAATCCGTATCTGAAAGACGTTTACTTAGCAAGATATTTGGGAAGTGAATCTGTAAAATATTTAATTCCTGGAGCTTTCAGGTATTCAACATTAGAGAATAAAGAAATGCTGGCTTTTAAATTTTATCCTGAGTTATTTGATAAAAAAATTATTTTCCCCGATTTCAACTACTTTTCTCTTCATGAGGCCTTTCATCTTTATGTCCAAAAAAAGTGGATCTACGATAAAGATGGAGGAGATTACATAGAAAATTATCCATACAATAAAGAAAATTTTAATCTACTAAGAAAAGAATATAAACTGCTGGATGAAGGATTAAAAACTACGGATACCAAAAAACTTGATTCTATCATGAAGCAATGGGTTGAAATTCGTGATATCAGACTTAAAAAATGGCCGCAGCTAATCGCTGAAAAAAACAGTGAAGCCATAGAAGGCACCGCAGAATACTTAGAACACAGATATTCTGATCTTACTGCCAAAGACAAACATTTTAACACCAATGAACAAGGTAAATCATTTACTTTTTCACAAGTCTTAGAACATATCATTAAAAACAAGCCTTATCATGAGTATCTGGCAAGACAAGCATCGTATGATAAAGGAGCAGCATTGGGATATATTTTAGACAAATTAGATCCTTCATGGAAACAAAAAATAGAAGATTCACCGAAACACAGAGGATTGACCCAATATGATATTCTGAAATCCCGCTATTTTAAGTAATTCAATACGACCATCTACAGCCTAAAATCCCGTGAACTGATCCTCTTCCAGTCCATCTCCGGAAGCCGCTCTTTCGGACTGGTGACGGAAGACTCGGACACAGATATTCGCGGAGTATATTTTACCAAAAGAAGAATTTTTTGGTTTAAATTATATTTCGCAGATTTCTAATGATACGATTGATATTTCGTACTATGAGATCGGGAGGATTGTCGAATTATTACAGAAATAATCCAAATATTCTAGAAATGCTGGCAATTCCGGAAAGCCTGTATTCAAAATGAAAATCTGTTGATGGGTTTGCTGAAACCTAAAGATTTTTTTTCAAATTATGCAAATATGCTTTTGCAGGTATGCGATTTCATAAATCTAAAAACCAAAAGGACTCAATAAAAAAAATTAAATATTATTGATAAAGGAAAAAAATAGATCCTTGATTTCGGTGAAATAGATGCTAATTTTGTTTTATACTAAGTATATACTAATGAGCGAAAAAGTATTGATTATTATCGATATACAGAATGAATATTTTGAAAAAGGAAATCTTACATTGACCAATCCAGTTGACGCAAATCTGAACGCAGTTAAAGTTCTTACGCATTTCAGAGCGAAAAGTTACCAGTTGTACACATACAACATCAATCGGCTGATCCGGTATCGTCCTTGTAATTTAGGTGAAGATTATAATCTTCCTTTCTCACAAACTCCAGATTATCAATATACGCGCTTCTACATTACACACCTTCCGGATGATGAATGATAATATAGCATTATTATAATTATATCAAAGTGGTACTGCCCTTACTGCAAATGATTGGATGTTTGTAAGAAGTACTTTTTTTGAATAAAATTTAAATACAATTGGCCAAGTGAAACTCAATCTGCGGACATAACATGACCGACATTAATAAGCTTCCAAATGACAAGCTTAGGAAACGCCCATTATTTTGTATACAAAGGAGATCGTTTTAAAATATATTCCAATGGGGCGGTATATGATCCATCTGTTGTTGTCCAAAAGGCTTTATGGCTATTGTTATAAATACTGGCATTGTTATCCATGTAGATTTGTAAAGTCACTTTAACATCGTATTGCTGCGAACTGTCACTAATCGACGAGGAAATACCTTTTGCTTTGACCTTGTCTCCATCTCCTTTAATAGTTGTATTGCTGTTGCCAAAGGTCGAACTGGACAAGTATCCTTTTGTCTGGCTTATTGTGCCTTCTATAATATATTCTGTGCCTAAAATATCGCAGAGGTTTTTCATTGTAAAACCCATTATTTTCTCGCGGGTTACACCTGCCTGAATTAAGGCTGCGTTAGCCGTTCGAGGATCAATAATTTTATAACCTGACGAATGTTGTGAAAGGAAATCATACACATCTTGTTGTGCTTTAATTCCTATTTCTTCCGCACCTTGTTGGTTGTCCAGTAGGAAGGTGAACGGAAGGATGGCAATACGGTTATGATGTTCGGTTGAACTGGCTACCATTGATATGGGATCTTTCTGACGCAATTGTGCTGTTTGATTTTGAACAAAATCTTCCACCCTCCCGCTAGAATGGGTAATTTTAGCAACATCAATCTTTTTAATCACATACTCTGCAGTTTCCCCACTATAGATAAACGTGATTTCGTTATCCGTGATCCGTAGAATTTTGCCTTTGAGTATTTCTCCACTGTTTTTTTGAAGGATATCTTCTTTACTAGTCTGATTTCCTTGAGCAAAAGTTTCGGTTGAAAAGAAAGCAAAAAAAATGATAATGTAAAATTTCATAATATGATTGTTTAATCAAAAATAGTAATTTTAATTCTTTTAAAACAGCTTATCAATAATAATTTAATTATAACAAGCCAATTCTTTTAATACATAAAATCCAGTGTAATAATAAATTTTCTTCTGACTTTTCCTTCGTTTAATGTCTATGAGAGGGTAAGCTGTTTATTTTTTTACGTCTACAGCATAGAATCATAAAACAAAAATTACTGGTAGTACTGCTGTAATTTATCGTTGAATGCCAGTTGGATACTACGGACTGTTTAATTATACTAGTACATTAGAAAGTTTGCTTTACAAATATCTTTTGAAAGGATCTTAATAACTATATTTGTTAATATACTCGCGACACATGTTTACTGATGATAATATTGACCGAAAGAAAGAAATTACTGAAAGATATCTAGCTTTTTTAGATAAACATATTGATGATGTGCTTAAACATCGTGTTTCTGAATTTATGGAGCTTAATAAAATAGCTTCTGAGTTAGCAATTTCCCACAATCATCTTAACGGATACTGTAAAAAATGAGCTGGGTAACCACCCCTGTCATTTTTATGATTTGAAAATTATTGAAAAAGCAAAGCTGATGCTAGTAACATCAAATTCTTCTACGAAGGTTGCAGAAGCACTAACTACTTATAATCCTTCAAATTTTTCTTAGTTCTTTAAAAAATGGACCAGCATGACTGATTGATAAGAATAAAAGAACAAAAGGAATTACGAAATTCTCACAACTTCCGAAAAGTTCACCATGTAAATATGGTTTTTATTGTTGATTTTTGTAAATGTTAATAATAAAAATATACAACTATGTCAACACACGATGTTAAAGGAAAAGTAGTTTTAATTGCCGGTGGAGGTAAAAATTTAGGAGGATTACTAAGCAAAGATTTTGCAGCAAAAGGGGCAAAACTAGCCATACATTACAACAGCGAAAGTTCTAAAGCTGAAAGTGAAAAAACTTTGGATGAGGTTCAGGCTTTGGGTGCTGAAGCATTTTTATTTCAAGGTGATCTAACCCAAGTAGAAAATATCACCAAATTTTTTGATGAAGCCATGGCTAGATTCGGAGGCATCGATATTGCCATAAACACGGTTGGGATGGTGTTGAAAAAACCATTTACAGAAACAACTGAAGAAGAATATGATTTGATGTTCGGCATCAATTCAAAATCAGCATATTTCTTTTTGCAGGAAGCTGGTAAAAAAGTGAATGATAACGGTAAAGTCTGTACCATAGTTACTTCATTATTAGCAGCTTATACAGGCTTGTATTCGACTTATGCGGGTGCAAAAGCTCCAGTAGAGCATTTCACAAGAGCAGCTTCTAAGGAATTCGGAGGTAGAGGGATTTCAGTAACAGCAGTTGCTCCCGGTCCTATGGATACACCTTTCTTCTACGGACAGGAAAGTGCTGATGCAGTAGCATATCACAAATCCGCTTCAGCTTTAGGAGGTCTTACTGACATCAAAGATATTGCTCCATTAGTGGAGTTTTTAGTAACTGACGGATGGTGGATCACAGGGCAGACTATTTTTGCAAACGGTGGCTATACAACCAGATAATTGATTAAAAACCAGTTGTTATTTATTTAACATCTGGTTTTTTCATTTTCAACATCTATCTTAAAATAATGAACGAACAAAATAATGTAATCAGAAAACAGCCCAAGCATACTTTCCCTAAGAAAAAGGTTTTGTGTTTGGTTTCCAATGCAGCACAACTCCACGGGATGGAGGTTGGATTTTTTGCCGAAGAAATGACAAGACCATTCTTCGATTTCATCAATGCGGGTTATGACGTAGATGTTGCTTCTCCAAAAGGCGGAAAAGTAGTATTTGATGGACATAGCAATCCAGAAAACCCAAAAGGAGCTTATCCAAATGATTTAATAAGCATAGGTTTTGTTCATCATACTACATTTGGAAAATGGATGGAAAACACATTTTCTATTGCGGATATCAACGTTGCCGATTATGATGCAGTTTGTGTGTCGGGTGGTGGAGCTCCATTGATCAATTTTATAGATGATTTAGAACTACATAAATTAATAGCAGATTTCTATGAAGCAGGGAAAATAACTTGTTTAATTTGCCACGGAACATCTTTGCTATTATGGACGAAATTGAGCGACGGGACACTTCTCGCAGATGGAAAGACCTGGACAGGATTTGCTGATAGCGAAGAAAATATGATTAATGAAATGTTTGGAATGACGGTAAATGATTATACCATCGAAACAGAAGCCCGTAAAAATCCAAACACCAATTTTGAAGTAGCTGGCCCGTTAGAGCCCTTTGCAATCAGAGATGGAAGATTAATTACCGCACAACAACAGCACAGTAGCTTTTTGGCATCTCAATTAGTTATTGAAGCTTTATCAGAATAAGCTGTTTTTTCAATGAAAACGGGAAATAGAATATTATCTGTTTTTCGTTTTCTTTTTATCCTGCCTGTATTTGGAAAACACAAATGAAATTAAAAACTAAATATCCGAAACTCTTACAAACACTTGCACTAACTGTGTTTTTTACTTTTTCGATGCAATTTTTTAAGGCTCAAGATATTGATGGTGTGAGTTCCTTTTTGGTGGCCGGTGAGTATGGATATTCCTAAAAACAATAAATTACTTATTTATGGCGGTTTTAGCCCTACCGATCATGTAAAGGCACTTTTGGTTTTGCCAAGTTTTAGAATAAATAAAATACTTAACGCTTACACCTGGCTATACCCATGTAAATGTGGATTTGGAAAAAGACAGTACACTCGTAGAAAACCAACTATTGGCAATGGCTACGCTATCTTTTCCGATTGCAAAAAACTGGACTATCGCAGATAGGAACACCTATTTTCATAGATTTAGGAGTAATGCAGATGATCTTTCCTTTTACAGAAACCGATTGGGAGTAATTCACAAGACTGAAATTTTTAAAAAGCAGGTAAGCATTTTTTTACACGACGAAGTATATCTGAGTTTGGATAACGGACAGTTTACACGCAACCGTGTTATTTTAGGTGGAGATATAAAACTCATAAAATGGCTTACTCCACAGGTAATGTTGATGTACCGGAGCGATAAAGCAACAGGAAACAAAATTTTAGGCTGGCTGGTTTTTACGATTCCATTGGAAAATTTCGGACTTTTTAAATAGCTACGATACAGAATTATCATTCAGAAATTTAAACCATTAAACAAAAAAATATGAATAAGTACCAATCACTTTTCGACACACAAAAAAAGTTTTTCTATAACGATGTTTCCAAAACCTATGAGTGGAGGATGGATCAACTCAACAGGTTGGAAAAAATGCTTACTGAAAATCAGGAAACCTTTTGCCAGGCTCTGAAAACAGATTTTAATAAACCTCCATTTGAGCAGCTGTTCGAAATTACAGTTCCATTAGGAAATATAAAATACTACAAGGAAAATCTTAAACAATTAATGACTCCCGAGCTGGTTTCCATACCAAAAGGATTGGAAGAAACCGGGAACAGAGGGGTTATTTACAAAGAACCTTTTGGGGTAACTTTGGTCATTGGCCCATTCAATGCGCCGATTTTATTGTTGCTCGACCCTGCCATAGCAGCTTTGGCAGCGGGAAATCCTGTTATTCTTAAACCTGCAAATACAACACCTACCGTTGCAGCTCTTTTTCAGGATCTTATTCCAAAATATTTTGAACCTGAAGCTGTAAATATTGTTACCGGAGGAAGAGAGGAAATCACGACATTATTAGAGCTGCCTTTCGATTTTATTTTCTTTACAGGAAGTTCTGCTGTTGGCAAAGTAGTCATGCGCGCTGCTGCTGAAAATCTTACACCAATAGTTTTGGAATTAGGCGGTCAAAACCCGACCGTGGTTGATGAAACTGCCAATCTTGATATTGCTGCAGATCGCATTGCTTGGGGACATTTGGCGATTTCCGGTCAGTGGTGTATTGCTCCGGGTTATGTATATATACACGAAAGTATTGCCGACGAATTTCTGGATAAACTGAAAGCATCTGTTATAAAAATGTATGGCGAAGACCCAAGTCAAAGCCCTGATTTTGCAAGGATGATCAGTGAACACGATACCGAAAGGGTAGCTTCTTATATCATCCCCGAAAAAGTAGTTTTAGGGGGAAGATATGACGTAAAAGCCAGATATGTTGAGCCAACTATTTTATATCCGAGCACTTGGGAAGATCCCGCCATGCAACAGGAAATTTTCGGACCAGTTTTTCCGATTTTGGTGTACAACGATCTAAAAGAAATTGTAGAGATCATTAAGCGTAAACCAAAATCTTTGGCAGCTTATTTCTTCAGCAAAAATCAGGCGAATATCGATTATTTCTTAAATTCGGTTTCTTTTGGCGGTGGATGCATCAACCAGACCAATCTGCATTGCTGGATAGACAGTCTGCCTTTTGGCGGTGTTGGCTATGCCGGAATGGGCAAATATTATGGCAAGGCCGGTTTTGATACTTTAAGTAATACAAAAGCGATGTTGATAGGAAATCCCGATTTGGAACTAGACGTTTTTCCACCGTATGAAGGCAAGGATATTACGAAAAATTTAAGTGTTTTTGGGTGAGAAAATATAAAAGTAGAAACCATCGATCTGATTCTAAAAGCAATTCTATAAACTAAAAATATGATACTAAAAATTATTAATTCAGTGTTAATGCTTGTTGCCATATTTATGGGCTTGAAACAGGGGTGGGCAATGTTTTCTGGAAAACCGGAAATGATAGAAATGTTTGGCAAATGGAACATCAATAAAACGGGTTTAATGGTCATCGGAGCTGCAACAATGTTGAGTGCCTTGCTGATTATTTTTCCGAAAACCTTTGTTTGGGGCAATTTTTTAATGGCAGCCGGTATTTTATTAATTATCTGCTTTCATCTGTTTGACAAAGATTTGAAAGGCGTGGCAATAGAATTGCCATTTCTTTTGCTGAATCTAATAATTATTTATTTACAGCATCCACTTAAAAACGGCTCATTATAAACAGTAAATTTTCAATGATGAAAACATTTCCGATGATTACTGTTCTTGCTGTTAGTCTTTCGCTTACGGCCTGTGGACAATCAAAAACTCAAAAAACAGAAAAAACAACAATTAAAAAAATACAAAAAATGGATACGAACAAACTTACAAACAAAACTGTAAAAGCCGCTTTCGATGCTTGGCAAAATGGTGACAGCAAAACATTTCTATCAAATTTTACTGCAGATGCAAAACTGTATGATGACGGCAGTCCCCGCAACTTTCAAAATTTTATAAAAGAAGCCTGTGGACACGAAAGATTTACCAGCATAGAAAAGGTGGAAAATGAAGGAAAAGATATTACCGGAAATTTCCACACAGAAAGCTGGGGCGATTTCAAAACCTATTTTAAGTTTAGCATTAATGGTGATGGTAAATTTGACAGATTAGATATTGGGCAGGCTGAATAGTTTAAGTTCTTACATCTATTCTAATTCGATGAATGAAACAATAGCTTTTTTTCAAAGTAAAAAATACGAATTATTGCTTTTTGCACTGATTCAACACCTGTTCATAGGTGTTTTTCTTACTGATCTCGATTTCTATACCCGGATTGTATGGCCGATCAACATGCTGATATTGGGACTGGGAAGCATTTTTATATTTACTGGCAAACACAGTTGGAGACATTGGCTCAGGAACCTTCACTTTATTGTCGTACTGCTTTTGCCCATCGGTATTCCGGCTTTTAAAGATGTAGCTTGGTATTTTACTTTCCTTAATATTAATTATGTTATTTTTTTTGTATTTCTGTTTTTAGAGTTGCTTCGCTTTTTATTGAAGCCCGGATATATTAATAGTGATATTATTTCGGCATCAGCATGTGGTTATTTTTTATTGATAGAGATCTCGGTTTTCTTATTGCAAACATTCGAATATTATAATCCTTTGTCTTTTAAAGGAATAGATACTTCTTCGCCAGCGGGTATATTTACAGATCTGGTCTATTTTTGCTCTATAACGTTTACCAGTATTGGTTTTGGAGACATTACGCCCAATCACCACATTACCAAACTTGTTACAGCGTTTATTGGAGTTACAGGGCAATTTTACACGGTCGTTTTGGTGGGGATATTAATAAGTAAATTCTCTTCAAAAAATTAAATTTATATGAATATAAGTTCTCATTACAAACTCAGGCATTTTATTCCCTGGACAAGAGTTAAGATTTATAAAATGTTGATATTAAGTATAATTCCGACGCTTCTGTTTTATTTTCTTGATTGGAAATGGCTGGCGATTCCTTGGGTTCCGGTGGCCTTGTTGGGAACAGCGACTGCGTTTATTTCCGGGTTCAAGAATACTCAGACTTACAACCGTACATGGGAAGCGCGACAGGTTTATGGAGCCATTATCAATAACAGTCGAGCCTTTGGGATCATGACAAAAGATTTTATCCGTTCAGAAGATAAAGTCCTTGAAAAACAATTACATCAACAGATTATTCACCGTCATTTTGCGTGGCTTACTGCATTGCGTTTTCAGCTTAGAGAAATTAAAAGCTGGGAAAATATAAAAACAAAAAGTTACAACCGTGAATATCTCAAATATTACAAAGTACCTGAATGGGAAAGTAATTTGGATGAAGAACTAAATAGCTTTCTCAGTAAAGAAGAGTTTCAATATATTTTATCAACAAAAAACCAGGCAACGCAAATCATTGCTTTACAATCTTCTGAGCTAAAAAAACTTAACGAAGAAGGCAATATATCAGATTACAATTATATTGCTCTGGAAAATCAGCTAAAAGAATTGTATGACCAGCAGGGAAAATGCGAACGTATCAAAAATTTCCCTTATCCTAGGCAGTTTTCGAGCATCAATTTGTATTTCACTAATCTGTTTTGTATCCTGTTACCATTTGGTTTCCTTAGTGAATTTTCAAAACTTGTCGAAAAATTTGGTGAAAATATTATCTGGCTTACTATTCCTTTTAGTATGATTTTAGGTTGGGTTTTCTTGGTTTTAGAACAAATAGGCGAAAGTACAGAAAATCCTTTTGAAGGAAATGCCAACGATATTCCTGTTACACAGATAAGCAGAAATATAGAAATTGATTTAAGGGAAATGCTGGGCGAAAAAGATTTGCCACCAGCGATCGCTGCACAGAATAATATTTTAATGTAAATAAATAAACACAAACAAATTATGGAAAATTTAGAATCCGTTAGAAAATGGTATCCGAAAGCATTAACATCCATCGATACGGTTAATCGCCTGTTAGACACGATTGAAAAACATGTAGGCTTAAAACCGAACCAATTAATGCATGCCGACAGTATGTGTTGTGACGATGTGAATGCGATACAATATCCACCAAGAGCTTACGAGATGTTGGGTCCTTTTCATTTGGGAGGTCTTGACGGTTTTCCATTTGCAGGAATCACGGGAATGAATGCATTTGCTCATCACGTTCCGGAAGATGGGGCAGTGATCGTATTTTATGCGCCACATATCGGGGTTACTAAAGATGGAACTATCGGAGAAATAAGCAGAATAGGGCAGAATGGTAATTCGGCGTGTTGCGGCGCTGCTAAAGGAGCATTGGGAAGACTTTTGGCAGGAGAAATTATTGAAGGGAATATCACTTCATTAGACTTTCAGATGAATACCATTGAGCAGATCTTCCTTCATCAGAAAAATCGAATCATAAATGCAGAGAATCAGATATTTGAAGCTACGGAAGTAATGTATGAAGCTATTGATGAAAGGATAGAAGTATTGGTAAAAGAAACCAATTATCCATGTAAATATGTAATTTTGGTTGGTGGTATATTCATTAATGGTGATAAGGATACAGGCTCATTCTGCCAGTACAAAAAATTTGAATATATTAATTTACAGACCAATGAACGGAAAAGCCTGATGACAGAATATTAC encodes:
- a CDS encoding SDR family oxidoreductase, whose protein sequence is MSTHDVKGKVVLIAGGGKNLGGLLSKDFAAKGAKLAIHYNSESSKAESEKTLDEVQALGAEAFLFQGDLTQVENITKFFDEAMARFGGIDIAINTVGMVLKKPFTETTEEEYDLMFGINSKSAYFFLQEAGKKVNDNGKVCTIVTSLLAAYTGLYSTYAGAKAPVEHFTRAASKEFGGRGISVTAVAPGPMDTPFFYGQESADAVAYHKSASALGGLTDIKDIAPLVEFLVTDGWWITGQTIFANGGYTTR
- a CDS encoding type 1 glutamine amidotransferase domain-containing protein, with the translated sequence MNEQNNVIRKQPKHTFPKKKVLCLVSNAAQLHGMEVGFFAEEMTRPFFDFINAGYDVDVASPKGGKVVFDGHSNPENPKGAYPNDLISIGFVHHTTFGKWMENTFSIADINVADYDAVCVSGGGAPLINFIDDLELHKLIADFYEAGKITCLICHGTSLLLWTKLSDGTLLADGKTWTGFADSEENMINEMFGMTVNDYTIETEARKNPNTNFEVAGPLEPFAIRDGRLITAQQQHSSFLASQLVIEALSE
- a CDS encoding DUF2490 domain-containing protein — encoded protein: MDLEKDSTLVENQLLAMATLSFPIAKNWTIADRNTYFHRFRSNADDLSFYRNRLGVIHKTEIFKKQVSIFLHDEVYLSLDNGQFTRNRVILGGDIKLIKWLTPQVMLMYRSDKATGNKILGWLVFTIPLENFGLFK
- a CDS encoding aldehyde dehydrogenase family protein, yielding MNKYQSLFDTQKKFFYNDVSKTYEWRMDQLNRLEKMLTENQETFCQALKTDFNKPPFEQLFEITVPLGNIKYYKENLKQLMTPELVSIPKGLEETGNRGVIYKEPFGVTLVIGPFNAPILLLLDPAIAALAAGNPVILKPANTTPTVAALFQDLIPKYFEPEAVNIVTGGREEITTLLELPFDFIFFTGSSAVGKVVMRAAAENLTPIVLELGGQNPTVVDETANLDIAADRIAWGHLAISGQWCIAPGYVYIHESIADEFLDKLKASVIKMYGEDPSQSPDFARMISEHDTERVASYIIPEKVVLGGRYDVKARYVEPTILYPSTWEDPAMQQEIFGPVFPILVYNDLKEIVEIIKRKPKSLAAYFFSKNQANIDYFLNSVSFGGGCINQTNLHCWIDSLPFGGVGYAGMGKYYGKAGFDTLSNTKAMLIGNPDLELDVFPPYEGKDITKNLSVFG
- a CDS encoding DoxX family protein, translating into MILKIINSVLMLVAIFMGLKQGWAMFSGKPEMIEMFGKWNINKTGLMVIGAATMLSALLIIFPKTFVWGNFLMAAGILLIICFHLFDKDLKGVAIELPFLLLNLIIIYLQHPLKNGSL
- a CDS encoding potassium channel family protein; translated protein: MNETIAFFQSKKYELLLFALIQHLFIGVFLTDLDFYTRIVWPINMLILGLGSIFIFTGKHSWRHWLRNLHFIVVLLLPIGIPAFKDVAWYFTFLNINYVIFFVFLFLELLRFLLKPGYINSDIISASACGYFLLIEISVFLLQTFEYYNPLSFKGIDTSSPAGIFTDLVYFCSITFTSIGFGDITPNHHITKLVTAFIGVTGQFYTVVLVGILISKFSSKN
- a CDS encoding bestrophin family protein, with amino-acid sequence MNISSHYKLRHFIPWTRVKIYKMLILSIIPTLLFYFLDWKWLAIPWVPVALLGTATAFISGFKNTQTYNRTWEARQVYGAIINNSRAFGIMTKDFIRSEDKVLEKQLHQQIIHRHFAWLTALRFQLREIKSWENIKTKSYNREYLKYYKVPEWESNLDEELNSFLSKEEFQYILSTKNQATQIIALQSSELKKLNEEGNISDYNYIALENQLKELYDQQGKCERIKNFPYPRQFSSINLYFTNLFCILLPFGFLSEFSKLVEKFGENIIWLTIPFSMILGWVFLVLEQIGESTENPFEGNANDIPVTQISRNIEIDLREMLGEKDLPPAIAAQNNILM